The following coding sequences lie in one Fundulus heteroclitus isolate FHET01 chromosome 20, MU-UCD_Fhet_4.1, whole genome shotgun sequence genomic window:
- the chia.1 gene encoding chitinase, acidic.1 translates to MAKLLPVAVGFLLILHIATSSKLVCHMTNWAQYRPSSAKFTPDNIDPFLCTHVIYALATINSFNQIIPIEWNDEQLYGNLNSLKNYNPALKTLLSVGGTVNGVSPFIAMVGKPESREAFIKSAISFLRTHNFDGLNLAWEYPGHNGSPPEDKERFTLLITELAKAFQDDATDNRKTKLLLSVNVAGFISTIDKAYEVNKIAPHVDFMNIMTYDFHGHWEPVTGHNSPLYRSAVDIGSKLHYNINSSVSHWRIQGAPAEKLLLGFPTYGRTYRLSTSASGLGAPSNGPADAGPYTRTAGFWAYYEICDFTNSATVSWISEQEVPYATYGSAWVGYDDKRSISSKVQWMTRASLGGAHVWTLDMDDFSGSFCSEGPYPLINHLRMSMGFGPKPTTTPRPTTTRDPIADFCRGRPDGLYENVADKTTYFQCFQGNTYLHRCQPGLIYYDSCKCCNWP, encoded by the exons ATGGCAAAACTACTCCCAG TTGCCGTGggctttctgctcattttgcaCATCG CTACATCCAGTAAGCTGGTGTGTCACATGACCAACTGGGCCCAGTATAGACCCAGCAGTGCTAAATTCACCCCAGACAACATAGACCCTTTCCTCTGCACCCATGTCATCTACGCTCTGGCCACCATCAACAGCTTCAACCAGATTATTCCCATTGAGTGGAATGATGAGCAGCTATACGGCAACCTTAACAGCCTCAAGAATTA CAACCCAGCACTTAAGACTCTACTGTCTGTTGGAGGCACTGTAAATGGAGTTAGCCC ATTTATTGCCATGGTTGGCAAACCTGAGAGTCGTGAAGCCTTTATTAAGTCAGCGATCTCCTTCCTGCGTACCCATAACTTTGATGGACTTAACCTTGCCTGGGAATATCCTGGTCACAACGGCAGCCCACCAGAAGACAAGGAGAGGTTTACTCTGCTGATCACG GAGCTGGCCAAGGCGTTCCAGGATGATGCCACAGATAACAGGAAGACAAAACTGCTACTTTCAGTCAATGTGGCCGGTTTCATTTCAACCATTGACAAAGCATACGAGGTTAACAAGATTGCACC TCACGTGGACTTCATGAACATCATGACTTACGATTTCCATGGACACTGGGAGCCAGTGACTGGACACAACAGCCCACTATACCGCAGCGCTGTAGACATAGGATCAAAGCTACACTATAACATA AACTCCTCTGTATCTCACTGGCGGATTCAGGGAGCACCAGCTGAGAAGCTGCTCCTGGGTTTTCCCACTTATGGCCGAACTTACCGTCTCAGCACATCAGCTAGTGGCCTAGGAGCTCCATCAAATGGCCCTGCAGATGCTGGACCGTACACTCGCACAGCTGGCTTCTGGGCCTACTATGAG ATCTGTGACTTCACCAACAGTGCAACAGTTTCATGGATCTCTGAGCAGGAGGTTCCATATGCTACGTATGGTAGCGCCTGGGTAGGCTACGATGACAAGCGCAGCATTTCCTCTAAG GTCCAGTGGATGACTAGGGCCTCTTTGGGTGGTGCTCATGTGTGGACTCTGGACATGGATGACTTCAGCGGGTCCTTCTGTTCAGAGGGACCTTATCCCCTCATCAACCACCTCAGGATGTCAATGG GTTTTGGTCCAAAACCAACCACCACACCACGGCCTACAACCACTAGGGATCCCATTGCCGATTTTTGCAGAGGCCGCCCTGATGGGTTGTATGAGAACGTAGCTGATAAGACCACCTATTTCCAGTGCTTCCAGGGCAACACCTACCTTCATCGCTGCCAGCCTGGCCTTAtctattatgattcctgcaagtgCTGCAACTGGCCCTGA